One segment of Thermococcus sp. AM4 DNA contains the following:
- a CDS encoding phosphoribosyltransferase family protein, which yields MTQLKSVQEKIRLVNMLRLLKKSYTYEELSKITGLPITVLNRYVRGKVLPSTERTKALIELLSPYIDLRAEVRKRLKFDSRGFFDTMAVLSDTSLMTLLSEELAGRLSELNPDKILTAATDGIPFAVHIGRQLGVDVVYAKKKKEVGVEKFYEVSYVPSASGSVTTLYLPSWALSKGDRVLIVDDVVRSGETQRALLELALQAGARPVGMVFLVSVGETAKRFGEEHGIPVESVITLER from the coding sequence ATGACACAGTTGAAGTCAGTGCAGGAGAAGATCAGGCTCGTTAACATGCTCAGGCTCCTCAAAAAGAGCTACACCTACGAGGAGCTCTCGAAGATAACCGGACTGCCGATAACGGTGCTGAACCGGTACGTCCGCGGAAAGGTGCTCCCAAGCACCGAGAGAACCAAGGCCCTCATCGAACTCCTCAGTCCCTACATAGATCTCAGGGCAGAGGTCAGGAAGAGGCTCAAGTTCGACAGCAGGGGATTCTTCGACACGATGGCGGTTTTGAGCGATACGTCGCTCATGACCCTCCTCTCCGAGGAGCTGGCCGGCAGGCTCTCAGAGCTGAACCCTGACAAGATCCTGACTGCGGCGACCGATGGCATACCCTTCGCCGTCCACATCGGCAGACAGCTCGGCGTTGACGTCGTGTACGCCAAGAAGAAAAAGGAAGTCGGAGTTGAGAAGTTCTACGAAGTTAGCTACGTTCCAAGCGCCTCTGGAAGCGTTACAACGCTTTATCTGCCCTCGTGGGCCCTCAGCAAAGGGGACAGGGTTCTCATCGTGGACGACGTCGTGAGGAGCGGGGAAACCCAGAGGGCACTCCTTGAGCTCGCCCTTCAGGCGGGGGCAAGGCCCGTGGGCATGGTCTTCCTGGTCAGCGTTGGCGAAACCGCGAAGAGGTTCGGGGAGGAGCACGGCATACCCGTGGAGAGCGTCATAACCCTCGAGAGGTAG
- a CDS encoding L-threonylcarbamoyladenylate synthase encodes MTIVIPMKAGPDERLRVAARLIREGKLVAFPTETVYGLGADALNEKAVRRIFEAKGRPADNPLIIHIAEREWLFELARDIPEKALELAERFWPGPLTLVLPKGERVPSVTTGGLDTVAVRMPAHPIALELIRLSGRPVAAPSANISGKPSPTDADHVVDDFYGRIECIVDGGPTWIGVESTVLDLTGDVPVLLRPGGLPLEEIEMVVGRVEIHPAVKGVEVDLARAPGMKYKHYSPNAQVIVVEGSRNAVREKIDELVREFRGKGLRVGVMATEEHGADAFFHLGESTEDVARNVFRALRELDKAGVDVIIAEGVEERGLGLAVMNRLRKAAGYRVIRADKLK; translated from the coding sequence GTGACCATCGTCATCCCGATGAAGGCCGGCCCGGATGAGAGGCTGAGGGTCGCCGCGAGGCTGATAAGGGAGGGGAAGCTCGTCGCTTTTCCTACCGAGACGGTTTACGGACTCGGTGCCGATGCACTCAATGAAAAGGCCGTTAGAAGGATATTCGAGGCCAAGGGCAGGCCAGCGGATAACCCACTCATAATCCACATAGCCGAAAGGGAGTGGCTCTTCGAGCTCGCGAGAGATATTCCCGAAAAGGCACTTGAACTCGCCGAGCGCTTCTGGCCGGGACCTCTAACCCTCGTCCTGCCCAAGGGGGAGAGGGTTCCGTCGGTAACTACCGGCGGTCTCGACACGGTGGCCGTGAGAATGCCCGCCCATCCGATAGCGCTTGAGCTCATAAGGCTCAGCGGAAGGCCGGTAGCGGCTCCCTCCGCCAACATAAGCGGAAAACCCAGCCCGACCGACGCGGATCACGTCGTGGACGATTTCTACGGCAGGATCGAGTGCATAGTTGACGGAGGCCCAACCTGGATCGGCGTCGAGTCAACGGTTCTGGACCTCACCGGGGACGTTCCGGTTCTCCTAAGGCCCGGAGGCCTCCCCCTGGAGGAGATCGAGATGGTCGTCGGCAGGGTCGAGATTCACCCGGCGGTGAAGGGAGTTGAGGTCGATCTCGCGAGGGCCCCGGGAATGAAGTACAAGCACTACTCCCCAAACGCCCAGGTTATTGTCGTTGAGGGATCGAGGAATGCAGTCAGGGAAAAGATAGACGAGCTGGTCAGGGAGTTCAGGGGAAAGGGCCTCAGGGTTGGCGTCATGGCAACGGAGGAGCACGGGGCGGATGCATTCTTCCACCTCGGGGAGAGCACGGAAGATGTGGCGAGAAACGTTTTCCGCGCGCTCAGAGAGCTCGACAAGGCGGGCGTGGACGTGATAATAGCGGAGGGCGTGGAGGAGAGGGGTCTTGGACTGGCGGTGATGAACCGCCTGAGAAAGGCCGCCGGCTACCGGGTGATCCGGGCGGATAAGCTTAAATAG
- the serS gene encoding serine--tRNA ligase, protein MLDIKLIREKPELVKKDLLKRGETEKVKWIDEILELDRKWRENLKKINQLRKERNQLAVQIGKRKKAGEPVEELLARSNEIVKQIEELEREVEELRKKIDYYLWRLPNITHESVPVGESDEDNVPIRFWGKAKVWEGFLETFKEQSLGKMEYELLSWRPRLHVDMLELLRGADLERAAKVSGSRFYYLLNELVILDLALIRFALDKLIEKGFTPVIPPYMVRRFVEEGATTFDDFEDVIYKVEGEDLYLIPTAEHPLAGMHANEILDGKDLPLLYVGVSPCFRKEAGTAGKDTKGIFRVHQFHKVEQFVYSRPEESWEWHEKIIANAEEIFQELEIPYRVVNICTGDLGYVAAKKYDIEAWMAGQGKFREVVSASNCTDWQARRLNIRFRDKTHEKPKFVHTLNSTAIATSRAIVAILENHQTEEGIVKLPKALWKYTGFKEILPANMKEKCCQG, encoded by the coding sequence ATGCTCGACATAAAGCTCATCCGCGAAAAGCCCGAGCTGGTGAAGAAGGACCTCCTCAAGAGGGGCGAAACCGAGAAGGTCAAATGGATTGACGAAATCCTCGAACTCGACAGGAAGTGGCGCGAGAACCTGAAGAAAATCAACCAGCTCAGGAAGGAGCGCAACCAGCTGGCTGTACAGATAGGAAAGCGCAAGAAGGCTGGAGAGCCGGTAGAAGAGCTCCTCGCGAGGAGCAACGAGATAGTGAAGCAGATTGAGGAACTCGAGAGGGAAGTTGAAGAGCTGAGGAAGAAAATAGACTACTACCTGTGGCGTTTGCCCAACATCACCCACGAGAGCGTTCCGGTTGGTGAAAGCGACGAGGACAACGTGCCGATTAGGTTCTGGGGCAAGGCCAAGGTCTGGGAAGGCTTCCTCGAGACCTTCAAGGAGCAGAGCCTTGGAAAGATGGAGTACGAGCTCCTGAGCTGGAGACCGAGGCTTCACGTTGACATGCTCGAGCTTTTGAGGGGAGCAGACCTCGAGAGGGCTGCGAAGGTGAGCGGTTCGCGCTTCTACTACCTCCTCAACGAGCTGGTCATACTGGACTTGGCCTTAATCCGCTTCGCCCTCGACAAGCTAATCGAGAAGGGCTTCACGCCTGTGATTCCACCTTACATGGTGCGCAGGTTCGTCGAGGAAGGCGCTACCACCTTCGATGACTTCGAGGACGTTATATACAAGGTCGAAGGCGAAGACCTCTACCTGATTCCGACGGCGGAGCACCCGCTAGCGGGCATGCACGCCAACGAAATCCTCGACGGAAAAGATTTGCCCCTCCTCTACGTCGGCGTTAGCCCGTGCTTCAGGAAAGAGGCCGGAACGGCTGGAAAAGACACCAAGGGAATATTCAGGGTGCACCAGTTCCACAAGGTCGAGCAGTTCGTCTATTCCCGCCCGGAGGAGAGCTGGGAGTGGCACGAGAAAATCATAGCCAACGCCGAGGAGATATTCCAGGAGCTTGAGATTCCCTACCGCGTCGTCAACATCTGCACCGGCGATTTGGGTTACGTTGCAGCTAAAAAGTACGACATCGAGGCCTGGATGGCGGGCCAGGGCAAGTTCAGGGAGGTTGTCTCTGCCAGCAACTGCACCGACTGGCAGGCGAGGCGCTTGAACATCCGCTTCCGCGACAAGACCCACGAGAAGCCGAAGTTCGTCCACACGCTGAATTCAACGGCGATAGCGACTTCGAGGGCAATCGTCGCCATACTCGAGAACCACCAGACAGAGGAAGGAATCGTCAAGCTCCCGAAGGCCCTCTGGAAGTATACGGGCTTCAAGGAGATTCTGCCCGCGAACATGAAGGAGAAGTGCTGTCAGGGCTGA
- the minD gene encoding cell division ATPase MinD — protein MGHLISIASGKGGTGKTTTTANLSIALGKLGKKVLAIDADLTMANLSLVMGIDDAEVTLHDVLAGEASISDAIYQTSFENVDLIPAAIDWEHVKKADPRKLPGTIKPLKEYYDFVIIDCPAGLQMDAMNAMLSGEEVILITNPEISCITDTMKVGIVLKKAGLAVLGFVLNRYGRSENDIPPDAAEEVMEVPLLVVVPEDPKVREATLEGVPVVEYDPDSEGARAFMKLAEEVLRIAGFKARVMY, from the coding sequence ATGGGGCATTTGATATCGATAGCGAGCGGTAAGGGCGGGACCGGTAAGACCACGACGACGGCTAACCTCTCCATCGCCCTCGGGAAGCTGGGTAAGAAGGTCCTCGCCATTGACGCCGATCTCACGATGGCCAACCTGAGCCTCGTCATGGGAATAGACGACGCGGAGGTTACCCTTCACGATGTACTCGCGGGGGAAGCGTCCATCTCGGACGCCATCTACCAGACGAGCTTTGAGAACGTTGATCTGATTCCAGCGGCGATAGACTGGGAGCACGTCAAGAAAGCAGACCCGAGGAAGCTGCCCGGGACGATAAAACCTCTCAAGGAGTACTACGATTTTGTGATAATCGACTGCCCGGCCGGGCTTCAAATGGACGCGATGAACGCGATGCTGAGCGGTGAGGAGGTCATTCTAATAACGAACCCCGAGATCTCGTGCATAACCGACACCATGAAGGTTGGAATCGTCCTCAAGAAGGCCGGCCTGGCCGTTCTCGGCTTCGTTCTCAACCGCTACGGCAGGAGCGAGAACGACATCCCGCCGGATGCCGCCGAGGAGGTCATGGAGGTTCCTCTCCTCGTGGTGGTTCCCGAGGACCCGAAGGTCAGGGAGGCAACGCTGGAAGGGGTTCCCGTCGTCGAGTACGATCCCGATTCCGAGGGTGCCAGGGCCTTTATGAAGCTGGCGGAGGAAGTGCTCAGGATAGCCGGCTTCAAGGCGAGGGTCATGTACTGA
- a CDS encoding asparagine synthase-related protein — protein MCLIAGGIGEIRERLIKMALAGKHRGPDSFGVWTDEGVLKSDDFSKLGQIPGGRIGLLQCRLAMTGSKAFTQPFVNELALVHNGEVYNHAQIRAFLEGRGVSFESDVDSEVILRLIEFLRGKGLSFPQAVREAMRWIEGDYAVAFSDGERIYLFRDPVGIRPLYFSPNGFFASEKKVLWAIGEEAVPVEPGSLVTISRGGVEVSRLLSVEDLRPGTFTAERALGSLLRTIPYSVRIRCGRKTGVLFSGGLDSSLIALLASKHSDVVLYTAGAEGSQDLEWARKVSELLGLELREYVFTEEDVEEALKRIVFAMEEPNAMNLAIGVPLYFSTLLAARDDVRVLLSGQGADELFGGYAKYVEKPWLMEEDLRELAERNLARDDKIAMLNGVEGRFPYLALPVVTAALGIPVELKIRNGVRKFILRNAAEKLGLPKEVVEREKKAAQYGSGAQKILKRIGKRRGLSPRDLALQLFREVFHSS, from the coding sequence ATGTGCTTGATTGCCGGTGGAATCGGGGAGATCAGGGAAAGGCTCATCAAAATGGCCCTCGCTGGGAAACACCGGGGGCCGGACAGCTTCGGCGTCTGGACCGACGAGGGAGTGCTGAAGTCGGACGATTTTTCAAAGCTGGGCCAGATCCCGGGCGGGAGGATAGGGCTCCTTCAGTGCAGGCTGGCCATGACGGGCTCGAAGGCCTTTACCCAGCCCTTCGTTAACGAGTTAGCTTTAGTGCACAATGGTGAGGTTTACAATCACGCCCAGATCCGGGCGTTTTTAGAGGGAAGGGGCGTTTCCTTCGAGAGCGACGTTGACAGCGAGGTAATCCTCAGGCTCATCGAGTTTCTGAGGGGGAAAGGCCTTAGCTTCCCCCAGGCCGTGAGGGAGGCGATGCGCTGGATCGAGGGCGACTACGCGGTGGCGTTCTCGGACGGCGAGAGGATCTACCTGTTCCGCGATCCCGTCGGGATAAGGCCCCTCTACTTCTCCCCCAACGGCTTCTTCGCCAGCGAGAAGAAGGTCCTCTGGGCGATCGGTGAGGAGGCCGTTCCCGTTGAGCCGGGCAGTCTCGTGACCATCTCGCGGGGGGGCGTTGAGGTAAGCCGCCTCCTGAGCGTTGAGGATCTAAGGCCAGGGACCTTCACGGCGGAGAGGGCTTTGGGCTCGCTCCTGAGGACGATCCCCTACTCCGTGAGGATAAGGTGCGGAAGGAAAACTGGGGTTCTCTTCTCGGGGGGCCTTGACAGCTCGCTGATCGCTCTCCTTGCCTCTAAACACTCGGACGTTGTGCTTTACACGGCCGGAGCCGAGGGCAGTCAGGATCTCGAGTGGGCGAGGAAGGTGAGCGAACTCCTCGGGCTGGAGCTCAGGGAGTACGTCTTCACCGAGGAGGACGTTGAGGAAGCCCTGAAACGGATCGTTTTCGCCATGGAGGAACCAAACGCCATGAACCTCGCCATCGGTGTTCCCCTCTACTTCTCGACCCTGCTCGCGGCGAGGGACGATGTCAGGGTTCTCCTGAGCGGGCAGGGGGCGGACGAGCTCTTCGGGGGCTACGCTAAGTACGTTGAGAAGCCCTGGCTCATGGAGGAGGACCTCAGGGAGCTGGCCGAGAGGAACCTCGCGAGGGACGACAAGATAGCGATGCTCAACGGCGTGGAGGGTCGTTTCCCATATCTTGCGCTCCCCGTCGTCACGGCCGCCCTTGGAATCCCGGTCGAGCTTAAGATACGGAACGGGGTCAGAAAGTTCATCCTGCGGAACGCCGCCGAAAAACTCGGACTTCCGAAGGAAGTTGTGGAGAGGGAGAAAAAGGCCGCACAGTACGGCAGCGGTGCTCAAAAGATCCTCAAAAGGATCGGAAAGAGGAGGGGCCTCTCGCCGAGGGATCTCGCCCTTCAGCTCTTCAGGGAGGTCTTTCACTCCTCCTGA
- the glp gene encoding gephyrin-like molybdotransferase Glp yields the protein MAFLKVVSLEEALEVINSFRLEPEVETVPLSEALGRVLAKDVLSPIDVPPFDRATVDGYAVRAEDTFMASESEPVRLRVIGEVHAGEEPKLRIEKGLAVYISTGAPLPEGADAVIQFEDVDRVGDEILIYKPAYPGLGVMKRGTDIPSGKLLLKRGTRLGFKETALLSAVGLAEVPLFRKPKVAVISTGNEVTLPGNELKPGQIYDINGRAIADAVRELGGEACFLGVSGDDPKALAEMILNGVASCDIVVLSGGASGGMRDLTSSTIERLGRVHVHGIAIQPGKPTIIGEIDGKPVFGLPGYPTSCLTNFTLLVAPLLRRLIGRESEVRKVRKRLAHKVFSVKGRRQFLPVRIEGEKAVPILKGSGAVTSFIDADGFIEVPENVEILEAGEEVEVTFFG from the coding sequence ATGGCGTTCCTTAAGGTCGTTTCACTGGAGGAGGCCTTGGAGGTTATCAACTCCTTCCGGCTTGAACCCGAAGTGGAGACAGTCCCCCTCAGCGAGGCCCTCGGCAGGGTTCTGGCAAAGGACGTTCTCTCCCCGATAGACGTTCCGCCCTTCGACCGCGCCACAGTCGATGGATACGCGGTTCGGGCTGAGGACACGTTCATGGCGAGCGAAAGCGAACCGGTCAGGCTGAGGGTCATCGGGGAGGTTCACGCCGGCGAGGAACCCAAGCTCAGGATCGAGAAGGGCCTGGCCGTTTACATTTCAACGGGCGCTCCCCTGCCCGAGGGGGCCGACGCGGTGATACAGTTCGAGGACGTCGATCGCGTTGGAGACGAGATTCTCATCTACAAGCCAGCCTACCCGGGACTCGGCGTCATGAAGAGGGGAACCGACATCCCCTCCGGCAAACTGCTCCTAAAGAGGGGCACGAGGCTCGGGTTCAAAGAGACCGCACTCCTGTCCGCGGTTGGTCTTGCGGAGGTTCCCCTCTTCAGAAAACCGAAGGTTGCCGTGATAAGCACGGGAAACGAGGTAACTCTCCCCGGAAACGAGCTCAAACCCGGGCAGATATACGACATAAACGGGAGGGCGATAGCAGACGCCGTGAGGGAGCTCGGCGGTGAGGCCTGCTTCCTCGGCGTTTCCGGCGACGATCCGAAGGCCCTCGCGGAGATGATACTCAACGGGGTCGCGAGCTGCGATATCGTCGTCCTCAGCGGCGGCGCGAGCGGAGGGATGAGGGACCTGACGAGCTCCACGATAGAACGTCTAGGCAGGGTTCACGTGCACGGCATAGCGATTCAGCCGGGCAAACCCACAATAATCGGCGAGATCGATGGAAAGCCCGTCTTCGGCCTCCCCGGCTATCCGACGAGCTGTCTGACAAACTTCACCCTGCTCGTGGCTCCCCTCCTCAGAAGGCTCATCGGGAGGGAAAGCGAGGTCAGAAAGGTCAGGAAGAGGCTCGCCCACAAGGTCTTCTCGGTGAAGGGCAGGAGGCAGTTCCTCCCGGTGAGGATTGAGGGCGAAAAGGCCGTTCCGATACTCAAGGGGAGCGGTGCCGTTACGAGCTTCATCGATGCGGACGGCTTCATCGAGGTTCCGGAGAACGTGGAGATACTCGAGGCGGGGGAGGAAGTCGAGGTCACGTTCTTCGGATGA
- a CDS encoding type II toxin-antitoxin system VapC family toxin: protein MKSFMVDSTVLVEHLKGNPEATEILEAIVEENVAGYINETVASEVIFIYLKFTTGRSFRTLKKRPELVKAVRKEPVYELLSLFRFLETNEFIFNISKELIEKYGLLPNDALIGATALFYKLDGIITLDEDFTELGRKENLHIVSSKEELLGLLG, encoded by the coding sequence ATGAAGAGCTTTATGGTTGACTCAACGGTTCTCGTGGAGCACCTGAAGGGAAACCCAGAGGCAACAGAAATACTCGAAGCGATTGTTGAGGAGAACGTGGCTGGATACATCAACGAAACGGTAGCGTCTGAAGTCATTTTTATCTACCTAAAGTTCACAACAGGCAGGAGTTTTAGAACGCTGAAGAAAAGGCCAGAACTCGTTAAAGCAGTCAGAAAAGAGCCAGTTTATGAGCTTCTCTCGCTGTTTCGGTTCCTCGAAACTAACGAGTTTATCTTCAACATATCAAAAGAGCTCATTGAGAAGTACGGCCTTTTGCCCAACGATGCCCTTATCGGTGCAACGGCCCTCTTCTACAAACTTGACGGGATAATAACCCTTGATGAGGACTTCACGGAGCTTGGCCGAAAAGAGAACCTCCACATCGTATCCTCGAAAGAGGAACTTTTGGGTCTCTTAGGTTAG
- a CDS encoding ATP-binding protein, translating to MIERETWAEVVLDYRLLPFEGIEREIEVKLPNTQMAVAIIGPRRVGKTYLMRQIMERLKSEGVPKEGIAYVNLEDPRLVGASLDDLMTLLEVLREMGGEKFYLFLDEVQAVEGWERFVRYLLDTGHRVFVSGSSSKLLSKEIATQLRGRSIEVRVFPFSFREFLRAREFQFKRYLSSTEKARLRALLGEYLEWGGYPEAVLNPHMRIEVLKGILDLAIYRDIVERWEVRNVSALRLLLKILARSSHLTLTKAYSTMKSLGISIGKGTVADYLEYLSDAFILHRLPPYVKSYKKAELLGFKPYLVDNGLLRIMGVKDRGRLLENLVMVELLRRGFEPGENLFYVPGDGWEADFLAGDELIQVSYELHPLNRERELGALAKAVKRTDAERLTVVTFADKESVELNGKRIEVVPLHEWLLR from the coding sequence ATGATTGAGAGGGAAACCTGGGCCGAGGTCGTTCTCGATTACCGTTTGCTTCCCTTCGAGGGCATAGAGCGAGAAATAGAAGTTAAACTTCCCAACACCCAAATGGCGGTGGCGATAATCGGGCCGAGAAGGGTGGGGAAGACTTACCTCATGCGCCAAATTATGGAGAGGCTTAAGTCCGAGGGCGTCCCCAAGGAGGGCATCGCCTACGTGAACCTTGAGGACCCAAGGCTCGTTGGAGCTTCCCTTGATGATCTGATGACCCTGCTCGAAGTTCTGAGGGAGATGGGAGGAGAAAAGTTCTACCTCTTCCTCGATGAGGTTCAGGCGGTTGAGGGCTGGGAGCGCTTCGTTCGATATCTTCTCGACACAGGCCACAGGGTCTTTGTCTCAGGCTCCTCCTCAAAGCTCCTTTCGAAAGAGATAGCGACCCAGCTGAGGGGTCGTTCTATAGAAGTTCGCGTCTTTCCCTTCTCGTTCCGCGAGTTCCTGAGGGCCAGGGAATTCCAGTTCAAGCGCTACCTTTCTAGCACTGAAAAGGCCCGCCTCAGGGCGCTTCTTGGGGAGTACCTGGAGTGGGGAGGCTACCCAGAGGCCGTGCTCAACCCCCACATGAGGATTGAAGTCCTGAAGGGAATCCTTGACCTTGCAATATACCGCGACATCGTGGAGCGCTGGGAGGTTAGAAACGTCTCCGCTTTACGTTTGCTCCTCAAAATCCTCGCCCGCTCAAGCCATCTCACGCTCACAAAAGCGTATTCGACGATGAAGAGTCTCGGAATCTCGATAGGCAAGGGGACGGTTGCGGATTACCTTGAATACCTGAGCGATGCCTTCATACTGCACAGGCTTCCCCCCTACGTGAAGTCCTATAAGAAGGCTGAACTGCTCGGCTTCAAGCCTTACCTCGTTGATAACGGCCTCCTCCGAATTATGGGGGTCAAAGACAGAGGGAGATTGCTCGAAAACCTCGTCATGGTCGAGCTCCTCAGGAGGGGCTTTGAGCCGGGGGAGAATTTGTTCTACGTCCCCGGCGACGGCTGGGAGGCGGATTTCCTCGCTGGAGACGAGCTGATTCAGGTTAGCTACGAACTCCACCCGCTCAACAGGGAGCGTGAGCTTGGAGCGCTCGCGAAAGCAGTGAAGAGAACCGACGCCGAAAGGCTCACGGTCGTTACCTTCGCGGATAAGGAAAGTGTCGAGCTGAACGGGAAAAGAATTGAGGTCGTCCCGCTCCACGAGTGGCTTCTCCGCTAA
- a CDS encoding ATP/GTP-binding protein: MIVAFLGTAGSGKTTMTGSFGKYLEKNGHSVAYVNLDTGVRKLPYEPDLDVREIVTVEELMAEGYGPNGAIVESYDRLLPEVGRIADEILGLDREREYTLIDTPGQMESFLFHEFGVKLMENLSEPLLAYLFDPEILRRPHDYCFVRFFALMIDLRLGTTTVPVLNKVDLLGEDELERHRKYLEDIEYLTARLKFDPTMQGLLAYRMCSFLPEVSPPVRVVYASARDGRGFDELETLSYEHYCTCGDLT, translated from the coding sequence ATGATAGTGGCCTTTCTCGGAACCGCCGGGAGCGGGAAGACCACCATGACGGGCTCCTTCGGGAAGTACCTCGAGAAGAACGGCCACAGCGTGGCCTACGTGAACCTTGATACTGGAGTGAGGAAGCTCCCCTACGAGCCCGATCTCGACGTGAGGGAGATAGTGACCGTTGAGGAGCTGATGGCTGAAGGATACGGGCCCAACGGTGCCATAGTCGAGAGCTACGACAGGCTTCTCCCAGAGGTCGGGAGGATCGCGGATGAGATACTCGGGCTCGACCGGGAGAGGGAGTACACCCTGATAGACACCCCCGGTCAGATGGAGAGCTTCCTCTTCCACGAGTTCGGGGTAAAGCTCATGGAGAACCTCAGCGAGCCCCTCTTGGCGTACCTCTTCGATCCTGAGATCCTGAGGAGGCCCCACGACTACTGCTTCGTGAGGTTCTTCGCCCTCATGATAGACCTCCGCCTCGGCACCACCACCGTTCCGGTTCTCAACAAGGTCGACCTCCTGGGCGAGGATGAGCTCGAGAGGCACAGGAAGTACCTCGAGGACATCGAGTACCTCACGGCAAGGCTTAAATTCGATCCGACGATGCAGGGGCTCTTGGCTTACAGGATGTGCTCCTTTCTGCCCGAGGTTTCCCCGCCGGTGAGGGTCGTCTACGCCTCCGCCCGGGACGGTAGGGGGTTTGACGAGCTGGAGACGCTGTCCTACGAGCACTACTGCACCTGCGGAGACCTGACGTGA
- a CDS encoding nucleotidyltransferase domain-containing protein: MPREKVVRVWDEREIIYTPKRWRYLWEKREKALAIMERLAQFDPLLYGSVARGDVRRDSDVDIFIPIKVPSYLIELALEGLVRRRKIVMATPWHLIKGVIEIDEETTVTFPLIEPTDRELDFYRWGGAVDLWGVKTKERVPGVNKKLILIIPTERGHIEREVVGRESEVAKILGVSVDIVKERVHVLTRRDAIGRTGIYLNEEVPDWMTFEEALKIIADRDPNVRRKVRERGGV, translated from the coding sequence ATGCCGAGGGAAAAGGTAGTCCGCGTCTGGGACGAGAGGGAAATCATCTACACCCCAAAGAGATGGCGCTACCTCTGGGAGAAGCGCGAGAAGGCCTTAGCCATAATGGAGCGTCTCGCACAGTTCGACCCCCTGCTCTACGGGAGCGTCGCGAGGGGCGACGTGAGAAGGGACAGCGATGTGGACATCTTTATCCCCATTAAGGTCCCGAGCTACCTCATAGAGCTGGCTCTAGAGGGCCTCGTGAGGAGAAGGAAGATAGTCATGGCAACCCCCTGGCACCTGATAAAGGGAGTGATTGAGATTGACGAAGAAACGACCGTGACGTTTCCCCTCATCGAGCCGACCGACAGGGAGCTGGACTTCTACCGCTGGGGAGGGGCCGTTGATTTGTGGGGCGTCAAGACGAAGGAGCGCGTTCCGGGAGTGAATAAGAAGCTGATTCTGATAATTCCCACCGAGAGGGGCCACATCGAGCGCGAAGTCGTTGGAAGGGAGAGCGAGGTGGCGAAAATCCTCGGCGTTAGCGTTGACATCGTTAAAGAGCGCGTTCACGTCCTCACGAGGAGGGACGCGATTGGAAGGACGGGCATTTATCTCAACGAAGAAGTTCCGGACTGGATGACCTTTGAGGAAGCCCTAAAAATCATCGCCGACCGCGACCCGAACGTCAGGAGGAAGGTGAGGGAGCGGGGAGGGGTCTAG
- a CDS encoding Lrp/AsnC family transcriptional regulator has translation MDELDLKILQLLQRNARLSYREIARELNVAVGTVYNRIKRMEENGVIRGFCVAIDYEKVGFGLTAVIGIKARGREIVRIEREIAKNPRVMQVYDVTGEYDIIAVAKFRDRADMNRFVKWLLSLEGVEKTNTSVVMDVAKEDFTISLEALSEE, from the coding sequence ATGGACGAGCTCGACCTCAAGATACTTCAGCTCCTTCAGAGAAACGCTAGGCTCTCCTATCGCGAAATAGCGAGGGAACTCAACGTCGCCGTCGGGACTGTCTACAACAGGATAAAGCGGATGGAGGAAAACGGCGTTATCAGGGGCTTCTGCGTGGCCATCGACTACGAGAAAGTCGGCTTTGGCCTGACCGCGGTGATAGGGATAAAGGCGAGGGGACGGGAAATCGTGAGGATAGAGCGCGAAATCGCGAAGAATCCGAGGGTCATGCAGGTTTACGATGTGACTGGGGAGTACGACATAATCGCGGTGGCGAAGTTCCGGGACAGGGCGGACATGAACAGGTTCGTTAAGTGGCTGCTCTCCCTCGAGGGAGTTGAAAAGACGAACACGAGCGTCGTCATGGACGTGGCCAAGGAGGACTTCACCATAAGCCTTGAGGCTCTATCTGAGGAGTAA